In the genome of Phlebotomus papatasi isolate M1 chromosome 2, Ppap_2.1, whole genome shotgun sequence, one region contains:
- the LOC129804093 gene encoding uncharacterized protein LOC129804093 isoform X1 — MEVKTEDDDVVFLEIVKEEYEIQGGSSTLKVEETEEIQKNEDHAEVAEAIEQPREVAIKEKGDPVPLSKIAFICPKCRKTFKNKGVLKRHLKWHSRTPKQYPCRNCEQIFPCYKTLSAHRQTHRLFECAKCGKCYDIKNSLKNHLLSNHYGLSWSQSRYTGGKFKCEECEKSFARKFYYNRHIEIHKEGQLGHLKKCPNCNKRFRTKPKLEKHQSLCNQAKICKVCNKSFKSFGHFIIHLRKHSDYKDLPPRLQCIYCKESVVLLNLSQHMRNYHIGLPEEIIVDGPYECTVCKKSFDDFDDLKNHAEKYLLDRIFHCAFCTKRFKSKSTIQSHMQNTHTRMPVKREVLRYDQRSLENALEAIRNGTHSIRGASRTFQVPKTTLTDKLSGKTPERMWIGGRTLLTKDEEDVIVKWILESANNGQTVTKDHLLESVEMLCKATKKSTGHNSYRPGRKWYTSFLHRHPRISERISQNLSHTKDTVTKEDIIQWHTKVEEYLSKKSLMNIDLSRIFNCDETALSLCPKEEKLASKGTKVNADKKENITFLFMTSADGKLYPPMIVHKYVRVPAIVRNTTPPEWGIGLSQSGSMTAEVFFDYIKNVFYPEILRRQVQLPIILFVDGHRSHMSMYLSEFCQQVQIEIIFLFPNSTHLLQPLDLAFFNPLKEAYKTAILQWRRNNPYQILKRDRIAPVVKSALDSMHNIKDIIQKGFTESGIYPWKPNAVNRDKIFAETFSENGLMKMETDEVIIKNEINILEIENTENATSETVAVKDTVQCIEEYLPPSIRQQFVLDENDGVFRGAIHYQELFHFWRDMKKSKPYKQPSASSASAQTTNMYFQDPGRSDYPPVSSSSRDQPPQAKVFADLLNWPKREVVDRKTGINEGNGPLSLTNEEWIESETNKPKGKKEKE; from the exons TTTGTCCAAGATAGCTTTTATTTGCCCAAAATGTCGAAAGACATTTAAGAATAAAGGTGTACTAAAAAGGCACCTGAAGTGGCATTCTAGAACACCAAAACAGTATCCATGCAGAAATTGTGAACAAATCTTCCCATGCTACAAAACATTGTCTGCCCACAGACAAACTCATCGATTATTTGAATGTGCAAAATGTGGAAAATGCTATGATATAAAGAATTCACTGAAGAATCATTTGCTCAGTAATCATTATGGACTCTCTTGGAGTCAGTCACGTTACACAGGAGGTAAATTTAAGTGCGAAGAATGTGAAAAAAGTTTTGCTCGGAAATTCTACTACAATCGTCATATAGAAATTCACAAGGAAGGACAACTAGGACACCtgaaaaaatgtccaaattgcAATAAGAGATTCAGGACTAAGCCAAAGTTGGAAAAACATCAGTCTCTGTGCAATCAAGCGAAAATCTGTAAGGTCTGCAATAAGTCATTCAAATCTTTTGGGCATTTTATAATTCATCTCAGGAAGCATTCAGACTATAAAGATCTTCCTCCTAGATTGCAATGCATTTACTGCAAGGAATCTGTGGTATTGCTAAATTTAAGCCAACATATGCGAAACTATCACATAGGTCTTCCAGAAGAAATTATTgttg atGGTCCATATGAATGTACAGTCTGTAAGAAATCATTTGATGATTTTGATGACTTAAAGAATCATGCTGAGAAATATCTTTTGGACAGGATCTTTCATTGTGCCTTCTGTACGAAGAGATTTAAAAGTAAATCAACAATTCAAAGTCACATGCAAAACACTCATACGAG AATGCCTGTAAAAAGAGAAGTTTTGCGATACGACCAGAGGTCTCTGGAGAATGCTTTGGAAGCTATAAGAAATGGTACTCACTCAATTAGAGGTGCATCTAGAACATTTCAAGTGCCTAAGACAACTCTGACAGATAAACTGTCTGGAAAAACCCCAGAAAGAATGTGGATCGGAGGACGCACATTACTTACGAAAGACGAGGAGGACGTTATTGTGAAATGGATACTTGAAAGTGCTAACAATGGGCAAACGGTAACAAAAGACCACTTATTAGAATCTGTAGAAATGTTGTGCAAAGCAACAAAGAAATCAACTGGTCACAACAGCTACAGACCAGGACGCAAATGGTACACATCATTCTTACATAGGCACCCAAGAATATCAGagagaatttctcaaaatttatcaCACACGAAAGACACGGTAACCAAAGAAGATATTATCCAGTGGCATACGAAG GTGGAAGAGTATCTTTCTAAGAAGAGTCTAATGAATATAGATCTATCAAGGATTTTCAATTGTGATGAGACGGCTCTCTCTCTATGCcctaaagaagaaaaattagcAAGTAAAGGAACCAAAGTTAATGCAGACAAGAAGGAAAATATTACCTTCCTGTTTATGACGTCAGCCGATGGTAAATTGTATCCCCCCATGATTGTTCATAAATATGTCCGGGTGCCAGCCATCGTAAGGAACACTACGCCACCTGAGTGGGGAATTGGCCTCTCACAATCAGGATCGATGACAGCGGAAGTTTTCTTTGATTACATCAAAAATGTTTTCTATCCGGAAATCCTTCGAAGACAAGTCCAACTTCCGATTATATTATTCGTAGACGGTCATAGGTCGCATATGTCAATGTATCTTTCTGAATTTTGTCAACAAGTGCAAATTGAAATCATATTCCTCTTCCCAAATTCGACCCATTTATTGCAGCCCCTCGATCTTGCTTTTTTCAATCCTCTGAAAGAAGCTTACAAGACAGCAATTTTGCAATGGCGAAGAAATAATCCGTATCAGATATTAAAAAGAGATCGTATTGCTCCTGTGGTCAAATCTGCCCTTGATTCTATGCAcaatattaaagatattattcAGAAGGGTTTTACAGAGTCGGGCATTTATCCGTGGAAGCCAAATGCAGTTAATAGGGATAAAATCTTTGCGGAAACATTCTCAGAAAATGGTTTGATGAAAATGGAGACAGACGAAGTTATCATAAAGAATGAGATTAATATCCTTGAGATAGAGAACACGGAAAATGCAACATCAGAAACGGTAGCGGTAAAAGACACTGTTCAGTGTATTGAGGAATATTTACCACCAAGTATTCGACAACAGTTCGTCTTAGATGAGAATGATGGAGTATTTAGAGGCGCAATACATTATCAGGAATTATTCCATTTTTGGAGAGATATGAAGAAATCGAAACCATATAAGCAGCCTTCAGCCTCTTCTGCATCAGCTCAGACTACTAACATGTATTTTCAAGACCCAGGACGATCAGATTATCCTCCAGTGTCCTCGTCTTCAAGAGATCAGCCTCCACAGGCGAAAGTGTTCGCGGATCTTCTCAATTGGCCGAAAAGGGAAGTCGTTGATAGAAAGACAGGTATAAACGAAGGAAATGGACCACTATCTCTAACAAATGAAGAATGGATTGAAAGTGAGACAAACAAACCAAAAggcaagaaagaaaaagaataa
- the LOC129804119 gene encoding zinc finger protein 578-like, whose protein sequence is MEIKSENGIVKEGKHPAPNPQNTTQIKNPKNKIKKPNPECGKLYLRPNQVRMHQVKHTPERNFQCSQCFKAYKSAISLKLHEKIHSDATPFSCKICGKSFKLAKYLKIHRSKHSSERQFECADCGRKFKLKSHLKEHLKRIHLGIKPSAFSSKWYACGQCDQIFYGKHNYEVHSLIHSDFVAFECLQCDKKFKSRYYLKSHLRLHEREQQKGPQFPRKKKLPCCKDCGIYFKCQKTLRLHREMRHGEPEQSIFECKTCTKKFTTIYQLQNHIKCIHGSRKINPKIQRKDLTSECSKEVPQGNNRLLNFDIANKILNFKIGNWQEEQNLKNETNFQNLPIKIEEIKTEIEDLEPQEKMGLNDTEHLGILETTIEFSDTIKTEIDYETVIKVEK, encoded by the exons aTGGAAATAAAATCAGAAAATGGGATAGTAAAAGAAGGGAAGCATCCTGCTCCAAATCCACAAAATACCACTCAAATCAAAAATccaaagaataaaattaaaaaacccAATCCAGAATGTGGGAAGCTATACCTAAGACCTAATCAAGTCCGGATGCATCAAGTGAAGCATACACCTGAGAGAAACTTCCAGTGTTCTCAGTGTTTTAAGGCATATAAAAGTGCAATTTCTCTGAAACTTCATGAAAAAATCCACTCAGATGCTACGCCTTTTAGCTGTAAGATCTGCGGAAAATCTTTCAAGCTGGCCAAGTATCTGAAAATACATCGTTCAAAACATTCTTCCGAGAGGCAGTTTGAGTGTGCAGATTGCGGacgtaaatttaaattgaaatcccATCTCAAAGAACACCTGAAGAGGATTCATTTAGGCATAAAACCAAGCGCATTTTCATCCAAGTGGTACGCCTGTGGACAATGTGACCAGATCTTCTATGGCAAACACAACTACGAAGTCCATTCATTGATACACAGTGATTTTGTAGCTTTTGAGTGTCTTCAATGCGATAAGAAATTCAAAAGTAGGTACTACCTCAAATCTCACCTACGGCTGCACGAGAGGGAACAACAGAAAGGCCCCCAATTTCCAAGGAAGAAGAAACTTCCCTGTTGCAAAGATTGCGGAATATATttcaaatgtcagaaaacacTGCGGCTCCACAGAGAAATGCGCCATGGAGAGCCCGAacaatcaatttttgaatgtaaaaCTTGTACGAAAAAATTCACCACTATCTATCAATTGCAAAACCACATAAAGTGCATTCACGg TTCCCGAAAAATTAATCCAAAAATCCAAAGGAAAGATCTCACTTCTGAGTGCAGTAAGGAAGTTCCTCAGGGCAATAATCGTCTTCTCAATTTTGATAtagctaataaaattttgaattttaaaattggaaattgGCAAGAAGAGCAAAATCTGAAAAATGaaactaattttcaaaatttacccataaaaattgaagaaataaaaactgAAATTGAAGATTTAGAACCACAAGAAAAAATGGGATTAAATGATACAGAACATTTGGGAATACTAGAGAcaacaattgaattttcagatACGATAAAAACTGAGATTGATTATGAAACTGTaataaaagttgaaaaataa
- the LOC129804118 gene encoding zinc finger and BTB domain-containing protein 17-like, whose protein sequence is METQAENETLFVDCSIVKEEYDIQEENNVILPATDNPGEPSETQRPLKLERKYKCPICGKGFTQPSHAKTHLAVHSTEKTVPCPQCPKKFANKPRLYVHLLSHSNINLPCGICGKVFKSVLHYRRHLKRHTSENKYECEKCGNKFKEKLILQRHIVRVHINEETSKTQCPICNKVLKHEFSLKNHMAIHSERTPFDCQYCSKSFQRKSYLTKHIAQHHKDQEQPKQINVKDLDKEQIKELVDKLYKDVPTTINDPFLCTICKKLFRNLEDIKLHSLQVHSTEYINPENVDAVQFVIKEVREKKHKCSVCDKAYYTQYELNNHMANHTSEKNFSCTQCSKAFGNKLRLYYHLKTHDTTRAIPCHHCDKFFKTAKILRAHLKRVQGTVKSEPEESL, encoded by the exons ATGGAAACACAAGCAGAAAATGAAACTTTGTTTGTGGACTGTAGCATTGTGAAGGAAGAATATGATATTCAGGAAGAGAACAACGTTATTCTTCCTGCAACTGATAATCCTGGAGAACCATCAGAAACCCAGCGACCGCTGAAACTCGAGAGAAAATACAAATGTCCTATTTGTGGAAAAGGATTCACCCAACCATCTCATGCCAAAACCCATTTGGCTGTTCATTCAACTGAAAAAACTGTTCCCTGTCCACAGTGTCCAAAGAAATTTGCAAATAAACCCAGATTGTACGTCCATTTACTTTCCCATTCGAACATAAATCTTCCCTGTGGAATCTGCGGGAAGGTCTTCAAATCCGTATTGCACTACAGGAGACACCTAAAGAGGCACACATCCGAGAATAAGTACGAATGTGAGAAATGTGGGaataaattcaaagaaaaattgatcCTGCAGCGTCATATCGTTCGAGTTCATATTAATGAGGAAACCAGTAAAACTCAGTGTCCTATCTGCAACAAAGTACTCAAGCATGAGTTCAGCCTTAAGAATCACATGGCCATTCACAGTGAAAGAACTCCCTTTGACTGCCAATACTGCAGTAAGTCATTCCAGAGGAAATCCTATCTGACGAAACACATTGCACAGCACCACAAGGATCAAGAACAACCCAAGCAGATCAATGTTAAAGATTTAGACAAGGAACAGATTAAAGAATTAGTGGACAAACTCTACAAGGATGTTCCCACGACTATAA ATGATCCATTTTTATGTACAATCTGCAAGAAGCTCTTTAGGAACCTGGAAGATATTAAGCTGCATTCCCTACAGGTTCACTCAACTGAATACATCAATCCCGAGAACGTAGATGCTGTCCAATTTGTCATCAAAGAGGTCAGAGAAAAGAAGCACAAATGTTCAGTTTGCGACAAAGCCTACTACACTCAATACGAACTTAACAATCACATGGCTAATCACACTTCTGAGAAGAATTTCTCCTGTACTCAATGTTCAAAGGCTTTTGGGAACAAACTGAGACTGTACTATCATCTTAAGACCCACGATACTACCCGAGCTATTCCATGCCACCATTGCGACAAGTTTTTCAAAACAGCCAAGATTCTCAGAGCACACCTGAAACGAGTTCAGGGTACCGTAAAGAGTGAGCCAGAAGAAAgtctctaa
- the LOC129804144 gene encoding gastrula zinc finger protein XlCGF9.1-like produces MREKHNFLGTLRPFICRICGIRFTSKQGMFRHIDNIHENNRRNLRNRDKNFLCTTCGKSFYTNFHLQVHMRSHTGQRPFVCQHPGCLKAFSQLSGLKMHTFTHTGERPFGCKVCGKSFSQYGHVREHMMIHSDMKPHVCKVCNHSFRVKGNLTAHMMTHSGKKPHICPHCRKQFIHSSKLRLHMEKKHPS; encoded by the coding sequence ATGCGTGAGAAGCACAATTTTCTAGGAACACTCCGCCCCTTTATCTGCCGCATCTGTGGCATTCGGTTCACATCCAAGCAAGGCATGTTCCGGCACATTGACAATATCCATGAGAATAACCGGAGGAATCTCAGGAATCGCGACAAAAACTTCCTCTGCACAACATGTGGAAAAAGTTTCTACACCAATTTCCACTTGCAAGTTCATATGAGAAGCCATACCGGACAGAGACCCTTCGTCTGCCAACATCCGGGTTGCCTGAAGGCTTTTTCTCAGCTGTCTGGGCTCAAAATGCACACGTTCACTCACACGGGAGAGAGACCATTTGGATGCAAGGTCTGTGGGAAATCCTTCAGCCAATATGGTCATGTGCGGGAGCACATGATGATCCATTCCGACATGAAGCCTCATGTCTGCAAAGTCTGTAATCATTCTTTTCGGGTCAAAGGGAATCTGACTGCCCATATGATGACCCATAGTGGCAAAAAGCCCCATATTTGCCCACATTGCCGGAAACAATTTATTCATAGTTCAAAGCTGCGGCTGCACATGGAGAAGAAGCATCCCAGTTAA